ATGATGAGAGAATGTCTGACCACACCTGCATTCTTAGTTTTTACTAATTTTACTATCTACTGTATGCTTTCTTACTACCTATCCAGGTGTACTACAGTGGGAGGAGTCAATGGGAGGAAGTGGCACCCATGCCCAAAGCACTCACCGAGTTCCACTGCCAGCTAATCAGCTTCAACAGATATAGAGACCCGTGGTGTGATACAGCATAACTGATGGCAGACACATACACGCCCACCCATGCAGCAAACATGCAAGCGAAAGTTTGATGTCTGTGTGAATGAGCCTCCCTCAGCTTTCCAAACTGTGCGCATGACGGACAGCTAACACTTCAAGAGAGAATGCTATTCCCTTATTTAACCAGCAAATAGATACTCTTGAAACCTAGAGTCTCTTTCGAGAGAGTATCTTAGCCAAAGATAGGCAACTAACACCACATTTCCTGTAACAGATCATCAGTATATGTGAACACATTAGCCagatagtttatttatttttttatttagggTCAAGTTTGATCTGTAAATTATATGTGCGAAGCTCCTGTTGTCATAGGAGCTTTGTTGTCAGTCTAATTATTGCCCCTCCCATGGAGGACCCCTTTAGAATTCTATTTTAGTACCTGAGTGTTTTTTGACAGCATGTTACAGATAGAGAATCCACATAAATAATTAGCATTATCTGTAAACTTTCCAGCTTCCTTGCAGTTACAGACTCTGTTCAGGAATTCAGacttctttagtttttctgaaTTTGGGAATTttgatttatatatattttttggcaGGAATACACAAATTATGCCACAGAGAGCCTCTAGGAGGCGAGCCTCTCTTGCTTTTACTTTAAAGGGGAAAGTCAGTCTGCTAGTACATAGGTCAGCTTTTGAAAGCAAATGTCAGTATGCACTTTAATCAGCTTGCCTTTATTCTGTTATTACATTGCCACGTGTCCATGCATGTTCTGGTTCTCTTCTCCGGGTGTACACAACAGTTTTTCATCTGCACTTTATCAGTCGTAGAGAAACACTCTGTAGCTTCAAAAGGATAGTATAGATTAAAGTTTAACAAACCCGCAAAGAgcaaatgtgggtgtgaatcaTGACTGCATGGCAAGTTTGTGctgagaaacagaagctaaacaAATGAAAGACTGTTTAATGTTAAGAAGTGATCATAAACATAATGCTTCAAAATTCCTGTTGTcttgttttatgagttttatAAGCTtgtttgttgtgttcatcactttgacaaaaaaactgaaaaattggACACAACAGCATTGTTAAATGATTTGGGCACTTAGACATACAGGCTATGGTATGCACTCCTGTTTATAGTgacattgcattttttttagagTTTTCAAGCCATCCCATTTGGGTTTTCAACAATTTCATTCTTATTTATTAACCCTGACcactctgctgtgatttcacattCATGGCCttattcaaaaaacaaaacaaaaaacactaaaaatacaGATTGTGAACTATTTTATCATTCATAGTTTGTCCCGGCTATAGTAACCACTTATTGTTGACCTCACATGAATAAGCAGAGCTGTAGGTGTAAACACTGTATTCAATTTAGCCAGCAGCCAAGTCTTCCGATAACCACGCCAGTTTCCCGACGCACGTGTCTCTCCATCCCCTCCGCCTCACGTCCGTGTCCTCTCTCATTGCTTAATTTTTTAGTCCTGGTAAGATTTCACCAGCAGCCACATCAGCAGCACAGTGATTAAGACGATCATGAA
The genomic region above belongs to Oreochromis aureus strain Israel breed Guangdong linkage group 14, ZZ_aureus, whole genome shotgun sequence and contains:
- the LOC116322932 gene encoding sarcolipin, with product MDRSVQELFLNFMIVLITVLLMWLLVKSYQD